The following proteins are encoded in a genomic region of Triticum dicoccoides isolate Atlit2015 ecotype Zavitan chromosome 1B, WEW_v2.0, whole genome shotgun sequence:
- the LOC119316807 gene encoding 60S ribosomal protein L2, mitochondrial-like: MHKFKTLAKALTGKTVTAGRNSSGRITSFHRGGGSKRSLRDIDLKRNTCSVGIVERIEYDPNRSSRIALLRWMPQKDAAYKAERAPVNYIIASHQMEPGSMVVNSDSSKPSTTGSLMRPAHNADSFLRFQELFRKASQEDEEEGAGDQAAKDAAVTTAAPLMPADLLDLNSKVGNCMPLSDIRMGTWVHSIELRHGQGAKLVRAAGAYAKVVKESATQCLVRLPSGVEKLIDSRCRATIGVVSNATHGARKLRKAGHSRWLGRRPVVRGVAMNPVDHPHGGGEGRTKGGRPSVSPWGKPTKAGYRTVPKKPKAQLSRD; this comes from the coding sequence ATGCACAAGTTCAAGACCTTGGCCAAGGCCCTGACCGGCAAGACCGTCACCGCCGGGAGGAACTCTTCCGGGCGGATCACTTCTTTTCACCGAGGGGGTGGATCCAAGCGATCGCTTAGGGACATTGACCTCAAAAGGAACACCTGCTCCGTTGGCATTGTGGAAAGGATTGAGTACGACCCTAACCGCTCTTCTCGGATCGCTCTTCTCCGATGGATGCCTCAAAAGGATGCAGCATACAAGGCCGAGCGTGCGCCTGTCAATTACATCATAGCCAGCCATCAAATGGAACCGGGCAGCATGGTGGTGAACAGCGACTCCTCCAAACCTTCCACGACCGGCTCCTTGATGCGGCCTGCCCACAATGCTGATTCCTTCCTTCGGTTCCAAGAGCTGTTCCGCAAGGCCAGCCAAGAAGACGAAGAGGAGGGCGCTGGTGATCAAGCAGCAAAGGATGCGGCGGTCACCACAGCAGCGCCGCTCATGCCTGCCGACCTACTGGACCTCAATTCCAAGGTGGGAAACTGCATGCCGTTGTCTGACATCCGCATGGGCACATGGGTGCACAGCATCGAGCTGCGTCATGGCCAGGGGGCGAAGCTCGTGCGGGCCGCCGGAGCCTacgccaaggtggtgaaggagtcggcCACGCAGTGCCTTGTGCGGCTGCCGTCGGGCGTCGAGAAGCTGATAGATTCGCGGTGCCGGGCCACCATCGGCGTCGTCTCCAACGCCACCCATGGCGCGCGGAAGCTGAGGAAGGCGGGGCATAGCCGGTGGCTGGGCAGGCGCCCGGTCGTCCGTGGTGTCGCGATGAACCCGGTGGACCATCCCCATGGAGGAGGCGAGGGGCGCACCAAGGGTGGCAGGCCCTCGGTGTCGCCCTGGGGGAAGCCCACCAAGGCTGGGTATCGGACCGTGCCCAAGAAGCCAAAGGCTCAGCTGTCCCGTGATTGA